A stretch of the Uranotaenia lowii strain MFRU-FL chromosome 3, ASM2978415v1, whole genome shotgun sequence genome encodes the following:
- the LOC129756204 gene encoding uncharacterized protein LOC129756204 — MASNSSSALVIRFSLKPSFPLKLPIMMRFPVSCLVIVIFAAVSFAATPPSSSDVEQGFEKWCYENTKSNQAILKMKRSFENTTQIERCVMRYIDKADESMDWKALDGASKKQIINKYCRRVRTMTTSCFSDPLDTLAICTGDTKLREVRLLFRKMIASAIDTICRNDGSIIRELIPEDYEMCGDRFPEILLSCGVPLMKSSPLDLSCRRLKEFRTCVMENFEACGVDHLELPTGMMDAMLNEVRKANDCGCQAPQQEDFEIAPFK, encoded by the exons ATGGCGTCAAATTCAAGTTCAGCTCTCGTTATCAGATTTAGTCTGAAGCCAAGTTTTCCCCTGAAACTACCGATCATGATGAGGTTTCCTGTTTCGTgtttggtgattgtaatttttgcag CTGTTAGTTTTGCTGCTACACCACCCTCGTCCTCGGATGTGGAGCAGGGCTTCGAAAAGTGGTGCTACGAAAACACCAAGTCAAACCAAGCCATCCTCAAAATGAAGCGTTCCTTCGAAAATACGACTCAAATTGAGCGATGCGTAATGCGTTACATCGACAAGGCGGACGAAAGCATGGACTGGAAGGCACTGGATGGAgcttcaaaaaaacaaattatcaaCAA GTATTGCAGAAGAGTCCGAACGATGACAACTTCTTGTTTTAGCGACCCGTTGGATACGTTGGCTATTTGTACCGGTGATACCAAACTTAGAGAAGTCAGACTTCTTTTCCGGAAAATGATCGCAAGCGCTATTGATACGATTTGCCGGAATGACGGTTCCATCATAAGGG AACTTATCCCGGAAGATTACGAAATGTGCGGGGACCGTTTTCCGGAGATATTGCTGAGCTGTGGTGTGCCGTTGATGAAATCTTCACCGCTAGATCTTTCCTGTCGGAGGTTGAAGGAATTTCGCACCTGTGTTATGGAAAATTTCGAAGCCTGTGGCGTGGACCATCTGGAGCTGCCGACGGGCATGATGGACGCGATGTTGAATGAAGTCAGAAAGGCCAACGATTGTGGCTGCCAGGCGCCACAGCAGGAAGACTTTGAAATTGCTccttttaagtga